The genomic interval GAGGCCGCCCATGTGGTACATCGAGAGCGGGCAGAGCCAGCGGTCGTCGGGGAGGGCGCCGAGGCGGAAGGCGGACGCGGCGGCGGCGGCGAGGAAGTTCGCGTGCGTCAACCGCACGGCTTTCGGGTCGCCGGTCGTGCCCGACGTGAACATCAGCGCGAGCGCGTCCGAGACCGACCGGTCGGGTTCGGGAACCGCCGCGTCGTGTGCGTCGAGCGCGTCCACGCCCTCGTGGTCGGGCGCGTCCACGGACGCGACGGGAACCTCGCCGGCGGCTTCGACCGCGTCGGTCTCGCTCTCGGCTTCGGTGACGACGACGTGCACGTCCGCGGTCTCGACCTGCCCCGCGAGTTCGGCGGGCGCGAGGCGGGCGTTCAGGGGGACGAGCGTCGCGCCGACGCGCTGTGCGGCGAACACGAGGCGGACGAACGCGGGCCGGGTCTCCATCAGCACGCCGACGTGGTCGCCGGGTTCGACGCCCAGTCCCGCGAGGCGGCGCGAGGTGGTCTCCACCGCGTCGTCGAGGTCGCGGAACGACCACTCTCGGGAGGAATCCGCGTCCACGAGCGCGAGCGCGTCCGGCGACGCGCGGACGCGGTGGGCGAGCCAGTCCCTCACGGCTCCACCTCCCCGGGGAGGTTTCCGGGTTCCTGCGGGACGCTGACTTCACCGTCCTCGACGGGCGCGGGGTCGGGCGCGAGGTCGTCGTCGAGCAGGTGGGCGGTGGCGAGGCCGCACGCGGGCATGCCGGGGAGGCTGGCGGCGAGGTGGACGGCGGCGGTGCGGGCGACCACGGCGTCGATGGTCGTGGTCGCGACCGCCGCGACCCCGGCTTCGCGCGCGGTCAGCGCGGCCTCGCGGGCGCGGTCGATGCCGCCGAGCGCCATCGGCTTCAGGACGACGGCGTCCGCCGACTCGGCCGCGAGCACCTCGCGAATCCCGTGTTCGGTGAGCGTCTCGTCGAGCGCGACGCCCACGTCGTGTTCGCGGAGCGCCGCGTGCCCGTCGAGGTCGCCCTTCGCGAGCGGCTGTTCGACGTACGAGACGACGCCGGCGAGTTCGTCGAATACATAGTTCGCCTCGTCGGCGCTCCAGGCGGCGTTCGCGTCCGCGCGGAGTTCCACGTCCGCGCCGACCGCCTCCCGCACCGCGCGGAGGCGTTCCACGTCGTCCGCGACGGGTCGCGCGCCGACCTTCACCTTCACGCAGTCGAACCCGGACGCGACGGCCTCCCGGGCGGACTCGACGGTTCCCTCGACCGGGGCGTCGCCGACGGTGGCGTTCGCGGGCACGGATTCGACACGGGCGTCGTCGTCCGCGAGGAATCGGTACAGGGGTTCCTGTTCGACCCGGCTGGCGGCGTCGAGGTGCGCGAGCGAGACGGCGTGGCGAGCGGCCGGCCGGCCCTCGCAGGCGTCGAGCGCGGCCTGCCAGTCGGGGAGCGCGGCGTCCGCGGTTTCGAGCGCGTCTCGGCAGTCCTCGTGGGACTCCGTCCAGCCGGGGAGGGGGGTGGCTTCGCCGAGGCCGTCGCGGGAGCGGAGGAGGAATCCCTCGCGTTCGGTGATGGTTCCGGCGGCGGTGTCGAGCGAGTCGGCGAGCGGGAGGGAGAACGAGGAAATCATAGCGCGAGTCCGAGCGCGAACAGGACGGTGTAGAGCGCGAGCGTCTGGCCCGTCCGGGTGAGCGCGGGGTTCAGTTCGTCGCCCGCGGTCTCGGTGAGGACGGTGCGGGTGACGGACGCGGCGAGCGGGAGCGAGAGCAGGGGGAGGAGGACGAGCGGGTCGGCGGTGCGGAGGTAGAACCAGCCCGGGGTGAGGTAGGCGAGCGCGAACAGCGCGACGTACTGCGCGCGGCTGAACGCGTAGCCGAACCGGACGGCGAGCGTGTTCTTCCCCGTTCGGGCGTCCTCCTCGCGGTCGCGGACGTTGTTCACGACGAGGACGTTCGTCGCGATCGCGCCGACGGGCAGGCTCGCAACGAAGGCGTCCACGGTGACGGTTCCCGCGGGAATCCAGGCGGGGAACGCGCCCGCGACCAGGGAGGCGGCCTGCACGTAGTACGTGCCGACGACGGCGACGATACCGAAGAAGACGAAGACGAACAGGTCGCCGAGTCCGTGGTAGCCCAGGGGGTAGGGGCCGCCGGTGTACGCGATGCCGGACGCGACCGACAGGAGGCCGATGACGAGGATGGGGACGCCGCCGACGTACACGAGGGAGGTGCCGAGGAGGATGGCGGCGGCGAACGTCCCGTACATCGCGCGCTTCACCTCGCCGGGTTCGATGAGGCCGCTCGCGGTCACCCGGGTGAACCCCTCGCGGTCGTCGGTGTCCGCGCCCTGCACGGCGTCGTAGTAGTCGTTCGCGAAGTTCGTGCCGATCTGGATGAGGAGCGACCCGACGAGCGCCGCGAGCGCCGGGAGGGGCGCGAACACGCCGTCCCGGAGCGCGAGTCCGACTCCGACGACGACGGGCGCGGCGGCGGCCGGGAACGTGTGCGGGCGCGCCGCGACCACCCACGCGCGCGTCCGCGAGATGTCCGCTTCCGCTTCTGACATACGCCCGGGTTCGTGGCGGTGGAGGAAAGCGCCTGCGATTGTCCGACCCCGTGCGGTTTTTCCCGCCGGCGCTCGGACTCCCCGGGCGTGTCCGACACCGCGGCCGACATCGAACCGGAGCGCGCACCGCGCGGGGAGGGCTGGCTGTACGCGTGGGGCGGCGCGAACGTCGCCATCGGCGTCGCGAGCCTCCTCGTCCCGCTCTACGTCGTCCAGCTCGGCGGGGACGCCGTCGCGCTCGGCGTGCTCTGGTTCGCCACCTCGATGGCGATGGCACCGAGTTCGCTCGCGGTCGGCCCGCTCACCGACCGGTTCGGCCATCAGCGCACGGTCGTCCTCGTCGGGTTCGCGGGTATCGCCGTCGCGTTCGCCGCGCTCCCGCTCCTCGGGTCGGTCGCCGCGGTCGTCGTCGCGGACGCGGCGCTCTGGCTGTTCGTCGCCGCGGTCACGCCCGTCATCACCACGCTCGTGCTCGCGGACGCCCCGCAGTCCCGCTGGAACGGCCGCATCGCCCGCCTCAACAAGTACCAGGGGTACGGCTGGACCGCCGGCCTCGTGCTCGGGTCTGTGTGGACGCTCGTCGTCGGCTCGCGCCTCCCCGCGATAGACACCCAGCGCGCGCTCCTCTGGCTCTGCGCGGCCATCACCGTCGCCTGCACCGCCGCGGCCGCGCGCTCCCTCCCGAGCGAACCCGGCACGCGCGGCCTCCGCGGCCGCCTCCGCTCCCGGCCGTCCCGGCGCGCCGTCCGCGCCGTCTTCTCCCCACTTCTTCCGGGGCGCGTCGTCTCGCTCGCCCGCACCACCAGCCCCCGCGACCTCCTCACCGGCCTCAGCCGCCCCCTCATCGTCTACTTCGCCGCCGTCTCCGTCTTCTTCGCGGGGTTCTCCGTGTTCAGCGCGCCGCTCCCGGACTTCCTCACGCAGGCCGGGTTCGGGGACGGTGCCGTGTTCGCGCTGTACGTCGTCTCCAGTCTCGCGTCCGCCGTGTTCTACGTCGGCGCGGGCGAACTCGCAGACCGCTACGACCTCCGCCGCCTCCAGTCCGGCGCGCTCGGCCTGCGAGCCGTCGTCTTCCCCGTCGTCGCCGCCGTCGGGTACGCCGTCCAGGCCTCGACGCTCACCGGATTGGCCGCCGTCGCCTGCCTGTTCGCGCTCACCGGTCTCTCCTGGGCGGTCATCGCCGTCACCGCGAACTCGCTCGTCGCCCGGTACGCCAGCCCCGGGAACCGCGGGGCCGCGCTCGGCCTCTACACCGCGCTCTCCTCCGCCGCGGGCGGCGTCGGCGGCCTCCTCGGCGGCTGGCTCGCCGCCGCCTACGACTACGTCCCGACGTTCACGGTCGCCGCCGTGCTCGTCGTCGCCGGCGCGGCCGTCGTGCTCGCGCTCGACGCCATCGACGCCAATCCCACGAACTGAGAACGCGAGTCGGAGTTAACAACCAGGGGGTGGAAGGAGGACGTGTGACACGTCCCCCGTGTCACGCTCGCTACGGGAGTACGAACGACCCCCGTCGTTCGCCTGACCATCCCGACATGCACTGACTGGCACCCGCCGTCGTCGGGCGCTCGCGCGGCTCCGTAGCGGCCGTGCGTGGACGCGCCCGGCGCGCGGCGAATCGGACACACATCCGGGGACGGCTCCCCCTCGTCCCCCTCCTGCAGTCTGTCCTACTCTGCGGTCTCTACGTTTCTGAACTCGAAGCGCGCGCCGCCCGACTCGCTCTCCGTCAACTCGACCCGCCAGCCGTGCGCTTCCGCGATGGTGCGCGCGATGTTCAACCCGAATCCGGTGCCGTGGTCGCTCGACGAGTACCCGGTCTCGAACACGCGCTCGCGCTCCTCGTCGGGGATGCCGGGGCCGTCGTCGGCGACGTAGAACCCCGCGCCGTCGGAGAGCCAGCCGACCGTCACGGTCACGCGGCCGTCGTCGCCCGCGCCGTGCTCGACGGCGTTCCGGAAGAGGTTTTCGAGGAGTTGCCGGACGCGGCTTCCGTCGGCGCGCACCCGCGGGAGGTCGCGGGTTTCGAGCGTGGCCTCTGCGGTGTCCACGGTCTCCCACGCGTCCGTCACGACACCCGACAGCGACACGGTCTCGGGGTCGTTCACGGTGTCTCCCTGCCGGGCGAGCGCGAGCACGTCCTCGACGAGTTCGTGCATCCGGGAGAGCGCGTCGTCCACGCGGTCGAGCGCGTCCGCCGTCTCCGCGTCCGCCGTCTCGCGCGCGATGTCGACGTAGCCCTCCGCGACGTTCAGGGGGTTGCGGAGGTCGTGGCTGACGACGCTCGCGAACTCCTCCAGGCGGCGGTTCTGCCGGGCGAGTTCCTGTTCGCGTTGCGCGAGTCGCTCCCGGGTTTCGATGACGGCGATGGCGTTCCCGAGCGTCTCCCCGAGTTCCGTGAGCACGTCGCGTTCGGTCTCGTCGAACACGTCCGGGCGGTCGGCGTAAATGCTGTAGAACCCGTAGACGGTGTCGTCGTGGTGGATAGGGACGACGGCGAGCGACTGGACGCCGTGCTCGCGGAGCATACGCCACCACGGCTCCATCGTCTCGTCCGCGTACACGTCCGGAATCGCCTGCGTCTCACGCGTCTTGATGGCGCGCCCGCCAGCCCCCTGTCCCTTCTCGGTGTCGTCCGTGGGGATGGTGAGTGAGTCGAAGTAGTCGTCGGGCAGGCCCGCCCACGCGGACGGCCGCACCACGTCCGCCTCGGCGTCGTACCGGCCGACCCAGACGGCCTCGTAGGGGTCGGACGTGGCGAGGCGGTCGCAGACGGCCTGTTCGAGGGTGTCGCGGTCGTTCGCGTGCACGACCTCCTGGGTGGCGACGCGGAGCGCGTTCGTGATGCGGTTCAGGCGGTCGAGGTCGCGCTGGCGCTTCCGGTTTCGCGCGTCGTACACGCCGACGAGCACGCCCGCGAGCGCGCCGACCGTCGCCGCGTCCACGATAGCCGTCGAGAACAGGGACGTGAACACGGGCGCGTCCGCGGTCACCCAGAGCACCGCCGCCGGCAACAGCCCCGCGGCGACCGCCGTCCACGCGAGCACCCGGGTCGTACACCACGCCGACACGAGCCCGCCGCGCGCGATGGCCACGCCGACGCCCGCGATGGCGACGGAGAGCGCCGTCGTCACCGCGAACGCCAGCGGCGGCTCCGACCCCGTCGTTCCCGCGTGCCCGACCGCGAGCGCCGCCCCGAGCGCCACGAGCACCCCGCCACACACCCGCCGGGACACCACGACCATACTTACACTCGACGTGACGCACGAAAATAGATTGGGGCGGGATAGCGAGAGCGGTGTACCGACGGACAGTACCGGTCGCCGAAGGCGACCGGGTTTTTCCCTCCAGGTTTTTGTCGGAGCGGGGCGCTTCGCGCCCCTCTCGGAGAAAAAGGTGGGTTAGTAGTACCAGGGGTAGTCGTCGAAGTCGGGGTCGCGGTTTTCGAGGAAGGCTTCCCGGCCTTCGCGTGCTTCGTCGGTCATGTAGCCGAGGCGGGTGGCTTCGCCGGCGAAGACCTGCTGGCCGACCATGCCGTCGTCGGCCATGTTGAAGGCGTACTTGAGCATGCGGACGGCGGTCGGGCTCTTCCGACTCATCTCGTCCGCCCAGTCGAGCGCCACGTCCTCCAGGTCGTCGTGGGCGACGGCTTCGTTCACCATGCCCATGTCGGCGGCTTCCTCGGCCGAGTAGGTCTTCCCGCGGAAGAACACCTCGCGGGCTTTCTTCTGCCCGACCTGTTTGGCGAGGTAGGCGGAGCCGAATCCGGCGTCGAAGGAGGCGACGTCGGGGTCGGTCTGGAGGAACTTCGCGTGGTCGTCGCTGGCGAGCGTGATGTCGCAGACGACGTGGAGGGAGTGGCCGCCGCCGACGGCCCAGCCCGGGACGACGGCGACGACGGGCTTGGGCATGAAGCGGATGGCGCGCTGGACTTCGAGAATGTGGAGGCGGCCCGCCTCACCGGGGTCGGGGTTCTCGTCTTCGCCCTGGTATTCGTACCCGGAGTCGCCGCGGACGGACTGGTCGCCGCCCGAGCAGAACGCCCAGCCGCCGTCCTTGGGACTGGGGCCGTTGCCGGTGAGGAGGACGCACCCGATGTCGGTCTGGCGTTTCGCGTGGTCGAGCGCGGTGGCGAGTTCGTCCACGGTTCCGGGACGGAACGCGTTGCGTTTCTCGGGGCGGTCGAACGCGATGCGGACGGCGTCCACGTCCGTCCCGCGGTGGTACGTGATGTCGCGGAAGTCGAAGCCCTCGACCTGCTCCCAGCGGTCGGGGTCGAAGAGTTCAGAGACCATACTCGCACTCCCGGGCAAGCGCGCAAAAAGCTTCCCTACTCGCCGTCTCGGTCGTCGAGGACGCCGCGAATGCGTTCGAGTTCCGCGAGCACGTCGTCGAGCGTCGCGTCCCCGCCACTCGGTCGCGGTTCGCTTCCGGTGGCGTCGCCCGCGCCGCGTTCGGCGCGCACGCGCTCGACGAGTCGGTCGCGGACTTCCTCGTAGTCGGTGATGGCGCTCACGGTGACCTCGGGGGTGGTCTGGCCGGAGCGACCGGCGGTCTGGACGGCGACCGACCCGACGCCGAAGTACCGGAGCACCGGCCCCTGTTTGGTCTCGACGTTCGTGATGCGGGCGTACGGAACCGTGCTCTTCGAGCGGAAGAAGACGCCGCCGCGCGCCTCGAACTCGTCGCGTCCGAACCGGTAGCCGACGGTTCGCTCGTACGCGCCCGCCCACCACCAGACGAGCGCGAGGACGACGAACGCGACGGCGGCGACGGCGGCGGGGACGTACCAGGGCGCGGCGAACGCGGTTCCGACGACGGGAATCGCGGCGACGAACAGTATCAGCAGGAGGAATTGCACGCGGTAGACCGCGGCGACGGCGTCCGACCCGAACCACTCCGATTCGCTGTGCGTGCTCATACCGGAGAGACGCACACGACCGGCTTAAACGGCCAGGGAGGCGTGCGCGCTCGTGTCACGCGAGCTCCTCGACCACGCGCTCGCGGAGTTCCTCGCGGCGTCGGTGGCTCGCTTCGGCGTCGGTCACGACCTCGATGACCTGGGTTCCCTCGCTCGTGAGGCTGGCGCGGTAGCGCTCGGGGAAGCCGTCGCAGTCGGTGCGGGCGTAGTCGAAGCCGTAGAGGTCGCCCGTCGGTTCGAAGTCGAGGCCGTGCGGGGTCTTGAACTGGCCCTGGAACGGCGGGTCGAAGTCCTCGATGGGGAGCATGTGGAAGATGCCGCCGCCGTCGTTGTTCACGAGGACGACGGTCGCGGACTGGTCGCAGCGCGCGAGCGCGAGCAGGCCGTTCATGTCGTGGTAGTACGCGAGGTCGCCCGTGAGGAGGACGAGCGGGTCGTCCGTCGCGCTCCCCGCGCCGAGCGCGGTGGAGGTGACGCCGTCGATGCCGGACGCGCCGCGGTTCGCGAGCACGGACACGTCGGCGTCCCGGGGCCGAGCGAACCGGTCGATGTCCCGGACGGGCATCGAGTTCGAGACGAACACCGTCGCGGGGTCGGGCGCGGACCCGACGACCTCCCGGGCTATCGCGCCCTCCAGTCGGTCGGCGTCCGCGACGGCGTCCCAGTGCGCGCGCTCGGCGGCGCGGAGTTCCGGCCAGTCCGCGCCCCGCTCGTCGGCGCGCGCGGCGAGACTGCGGGCGAGCGGCGCGGGGTCGCTGACGACGAGGTCGCTCGCGGTGAACGAGGCCTCCCGCCAGCCGGCGGCGGGATCGACGAGCGCCTGGCGGGCGTCAGTGCGCGCGAGGTAGTTCCGGAGCGGCTTCGAAGTGGGGGACGCGCCGAACCGCAGGACGAGGTCGGGACTCGGCCAGTCGGCGGTGACGCGGTCGTCGAGGTAGCCGTCGTACCCGCCGAGCGTCGGTACCTCGACCGTGTGCCCGCCGAACCGGAGGCCGGAGAGCGGGTCGGCGAGCACGGGATAGCCGAGGGCGTCCGCGAGTCGGCCGATTGCGGGGGCGTGCGTCGGATGGTCGGTCGGGCCGGCGACGACGAGCCCGCGCTCGGCGTCCGCGACGAGCGTTTCGAGCCGGTCGAGCGACTCCTCGCTGGGCTGCGTTTCGCCCGCGTGGTGGGTGACGAACGGGGCGTCCCGGCCGTTCGCGGCGAGCGGGTACTCGGTATCGAAGTCGTCGGAAACGGCGTGGGGCGGCTTCGATTCTGTCGGTTCGAGCGGCTTCTGGAACGGGCAGTTCAGGTGTACCGGGCCGGGGTTCGCGCCCCGGGATTCCGCGAGCGCGCGGTGAACCGTCGTGCGGACGGCGCGCAGGCGGCGCGGTTCCGCGTTCGGCTCGGGGAGGTCTTTGTAGAACCGGACGGAACTCCCGTAGAGTTTCTCCTGGTCGACGGTCTGGTTCGCGCCGCTGTCGCGGAGTTCGGCGGGGCGGTCGGCGGTGAGCAGGAGGAGCGGGACGCGCGATTGCGAGGCCTCCATCACGGCCGGGTGGAGGTTCGCGGTCGCGGTGCCGGAGGTGGTGACGACGGGCGTCGGGCGGCCGGTGCGTTTCGCGCGGCCGAGCGCGAAGAACGCCGCGGCGCGCTCGTCGAGGTGGCTGAACACGCGAATATCGTCGTGGGCGTCGAACGCGACGGTCAGCGGCGTGGAGCGACTGCCGGGCGCGACGCAGACGGAGTCGATTCCGGCCTTCGCGAGTTCGTCGACGATCGCGCGCGCGAACAGCGTGCTCCGGTTGGGTGCGGTCATTCGAGCGCGTCCAGTATCGGCCGGTACTTGAGGAGGACTTCCTCCCACTCGGTGTCGGGGTCGGAGTCCGCGACGATGCCGTTACCCGCGAACAGCGTGGCCGCGCCGTCGTCCGCGACGGCCGACCGGAGGGCGACCGCGAACGTGCCGTCGCCGTCCGCGTCGAACCAGCCGACGGGCGCGGCGTACCAGCCGCGGTCGAACGTCTCTATCTCTCGAATCGCGTCCAGCGCGGCGGCCGGCGGGAGGCCGCCGACGGCGGGCGTGGGGTGGAGGGCGTCGGCGAGCGCGAGGACGTGGTCGTCGGTGTCGGCGCTGATGGGCGTGAAGAGATGCTGGACGTTGGTGAGCTTCCGCACCTGTTGGTCGCCGGTCGCGACGTTCCGCGCGTGGCCGTCGAGCTGGTCGCGGATGCTGTCCGCCACGAGCTGGTGTTCGTGCTGGTACTTCTCCGAGTTGCGGAGGTCGGCTTCGAGCGCGTCGTCCTCCGCGGGCGTGTCGCCGCGGGGCGCGGTGGACGCGAGCGCGCCGGTTTCGAGGCGGCCGCCGTGGCGGGTGACGAGGCGTTCGGGGGTCGCGCCGAAGAACGTCCGGCCGCCGTTCGCGCGGAACGCGAACCGGAAGCAGTCCGGGTAGGCGTCCGCGAGGCGGTCGAAGGCGTCCGGGAGGGAGAACGCGCCGTCGAGTTCCGCGCGGAGCGACTGCGCGAGCACGGCCTTCTCCAGCGTTCCGGACTCGATGCGCTCGACGACCTGTTCGACCTGGTCGCGCCAGGTCTCGCGGTCGGTGGTTCGCTCCGTCCGCCGGACGCCGGGCGGGGCGGCGAGGTCGCCGTGGGTGGTGTCGCGGGCGGCGGCGGCGACTTTGTCGAGCGTCCGTTCGACGGACGCGGGCGTGGCGTCCGCGCCGTACTCGTTCACCGTGAGGTAGGTGGCGTCGTCGGTGACGGTGAACTGGACGTGCGGCAGGACGAACCCCGCGCCGGGAAAGCCGTCCCAGACGCCGGTGGCGTCGTGTCTGTCGTGGAAGGAGAAACCGCCGACGAACCGGGGGCGCGCGACGTGCGGGGCGGCGTCGGGGCGGTCGATTGACGAGAAGACGGTCGCGGCCTGCTCGCGCACGGACGCGAAGCGGTCGGTGCCGCTCGCGGTGACGAACGCGGCCGCGCCGCGCGCGAGGACGGCGGGTTCGTTTGGCGCAGTCCAGATGGCGTGCGGTCGTTCCGCGGCCCGCACGAGCGCCGAGAGCGGCGCGTCGTCGAGGCGGCGGGTTCGGCTGACGAGCCGTCCGCCCGCCGGCACGGACTCCTGCGCGTTGCGCCGAGTTCCCATTACCCGATTTTCGGACGGCGGTCGTTTATACTTTCCAGTACGCGACCACGCCCGAATACCGTGAGTTATATTAGAACTAGAAAATATTATTCGAATACGATGGTAGACGACCGGATTCCGACGACGCACATCGGCAGCCTCCCCCGACCGCCCGAACTCCTCGACCTCCTCAAACAGCGCGAAGAGGGCGAGGACGTCGACCCCGACGAGTGGGAAGCCGCGACCACCGACGCGACCCACGAGGTCGTCCGCCGGCAGGCCGACGTGGGCATCGACAGCGCGAACAACGGCGAACAGTCCCGCGTCTCCTTCAACTGGTACGTGAAGAACCGCCTCAGCGGCATCGAAGGCACCGAAGAACAGGAACTCTGGGCCGACCTCCAGGACTACCCCGAGTACGCCGAGGAGACGTTCAAGACCGACGTCATCAACCTCGCGGAACACCCGGTCGTCACCGGCCCCATCGAGTACACCGGCGTCGAGGAAGCAGAAGCCGAAATCGCCGAGTTCGAGGCCGCGCTCGATGACGTCGACGCCGACTTCTCGGACACATTCCTCACGTCCGCGTCCCCGAGCGTCGTCACCGCCACGCACGTGAACGACCATTACGACGACTACGAGGAGTACCTGTTCGCCGCCGCCGACGCGATGCAGACGGAGTACGAACTCGTCGCGGACGCCGGGTTCACGCTCCAGATCGACGCGCCCGAACTCCTCACCGTCGGCCAGACCGCC from Salarchaeum japonicum carries:
- a CDS encoding cobalamin-independent methionine synthase II family protein, whose product is MVDDRIPTTHIGSLPRPPELLDLLKQREEGEDVDPDEWEAATTDATHEVVRRQADVGIDSANNGEQSRVSFNWYVKNRLSGIEGTEEQELWADLQDYPEYAEETFKTDVINLAEHPVVTGPIEYTGVEEAEAEIAEFEAALDDVDADFSDTFLTSASPSVVTATHVNDHYDDYEEYLFAAADAMQTEYELVADAGFTLQIDAPELLTVGQTAAYADASLEEIKDATRLHVQALNEALENVPAEQVRLHTCWGSYEGPGHLDTPLAEMLPVLYEADITGLSVEQANPRHQHEYRAFAEHPLPDGWTLIPGVVDVKTNIIDHPETIADRIERVADAVPDDTQLVAAPDCGFGTQAGIGMVDPEIAWAKLEALDDGAQIAADRIY
- a CDS encoding PH domain-containing protein, producing MSTHSESEWFGSDAVAAVYRVQFLLLILFVAAIPVVGTAFAAPWYVPAAVAAVAFVVLALVWWWAGAYERTVGYRFGRDEFEARGGVFFRSKSTVPYARITNVETKQGPVLRYFGVGSVAVQTAGRSGQTTPEVTVSAITDYEEVRDRLVERVRAERGAGDATGSEPRPSGGDATLDDVLAELERIRGVLDDRDGE
- a CDS encoding mandelate racemase/muconate lactonizing enzyme family protein, with translation MISSFSLPLADSLDTAAGTITEREGFLLRSRDGLGEATPLPGWTESHEDCRDALETADAALPDWQAALDACEGRPAARHAVSLAHLDAASRVEQEPLYRFLADDDARVESVPANATVGDAPVEGTVESAREAVASGFDCVKVKVGARPVADDVERLRAVREAVGADVELRADANAAWSADEANYVFDELAGVVSYVEQPLAKGDLDGHAALREHDVGVALDETLTEHGIREVLAAESADAVVLKPMALGGIDRAREAALTAREAGVAAVATTTIDAVVARTAAVHLAASLPGMPACGLATAHLLDDDLAPDPAPVEDGEVSVPQEPGNLPGEVEP
- a CDS encoding ATP-binding protein, with the translated sequence MVVVSRRVCGGVLVALGAALAVGHAGTTGSEPPLAFAVTTALSVAIAGVGVAIARGGLVSAWCTTRVLAWTAVAAGLLPAAVLWVTADAPVFTSLFSTAIVDAATVGALAGVLVGVYDARNRKRQRDLDRLNRITNALRVATQEVVHANDRDTLEQAVCDRLATSDPYEAVWVGRYDAEADVVRPSAWAGLPDDYFDSLTIPTDDTEKGQGAGGRAIKTRETQAIPDVYADETMEPWWRMLREHGVQSLAVVPIHHDDTVYGFYSIYADRPDVFDETERDVLTELGETLGNAIAVIETRERLAQREQELARQNRRLEEFASVVSHDLRNPLNVAEGYVDIARETADAETADALDRVDDALSRMHELVEDVLALARQGDTVNDPETVSLSGVVTDAWETVDTAEATLETRDLPRVRADGSRVRQLLENLFRNAVEHGAGDDGRVTVTVGWLSDGAGFYVADDGPGIPDEERERVFETGYSSSDHGTGFGLNIARTIAEAHGWRVELTESESGGARFEFRNVETAE
- a CDS encoding MFS transporter, which gives rise to MSDTAADIEPERAPRGEGWLYAWGGANVAIGVASLLVPLYVVQLGGDAVALGVLWFATSMAMAPSSLAVGPLTDRFGHQRTVVLVGFAGIAVAFAALPLLGSVAAVVVADAALWLFVAAVTPVITTLVLADAPQSRWNGRIARLNKYQGYGWTAGLVLGSVWTLVVGSRLPAIDTQRALLWLCAAITVACTAAAARSLPSEPGTRGLRGRLRSRPSRRAVRAVFSPLLPGRVVSLARTTSPRDLLTGLSRPLIVYFAAVSVFFAGFSVFSAPLPDFLTQAGFGDGAVFALYVVSSLASAVFYVGAGELADRYDLRRLQSGALGLRAVVFPVVAAVGYAVQASTLTGLAAVACLFALTGLSWAVIAVTANSLVARYASPGNRGAALGLYTALSSAAGGVGGLLGGWLAAAYDYVPTFTVAAVLVVAGAAVVLALDAIDANPTN
- a CDS encoding isochorismate synthase, with translation MGTRRNAQESVPAGGRLVSRTRRLDDAPLSALVRAAERPHAIWTAPNEPAVLARGAAAFVTASGTDRFASVREQAATVFSSIDRPDAAPHVARPRFVGGFSFHDRHDATGVWDGFPGAGFVLPHVQFTVTDDATYLTVNEYGADATPASVERTLDKVAAAARDTTHGDLAAPPGVRRTERTTDRETWRDQVEQVVERIESGTLEKAVLAQSLRAELDGAFSLPDAFDRLADAYPDCFRFAFRANGGRTFFGATPERLVTRHGGRLETGALASTAPRGDTPAEDDALEADLRNSEKYQHEHQLVADSIRDQLDGHARNVATGDQQVRKLTNVQHLFTPISADTDDHVLALADALHPTPAVGGLPPAAALDAIREIETFDRGWYAAPVGWFDADGDGTFAVALRSAVADDGAATLFAGNGIVADSDPDTEWEEVLLKYRPILDALE
- a CDS encoding 1,4-dihydroxy-2-naphthoyl-CoA synthase, translated to MVSELFDPDRWEQVEGFDFRDITYHRGTDVDAVRIAFDRPEKRNAFRPGTVDELATALDHAKRQTDIGCVLLTGNGPSPKDGGWAFCSGGDQSVRGDSGYEYQGEDENPDPGEAGRLHILEVQRAIRFMPKPVVAVVPGWAVGGGHSLHVVCDITLASDDHAKFLQTDPDVASFDAGFGSAYLAKQVGQKKAREVFFRGKTYSAEEAADMGMVNEAVAHDDLEDVALDWADEMSRKSPTAVRMLKYAFNMADDGMVGQQVFAGEATRLGYMTDEAREGREAFLENRDPDFDDYPWYY
- the menD gene encoding 2-succinyl-5-enolpyruvyl-6-hydroxy-3-cyclohexene-1-carboxylic-acid synthase, with amino-acid sequence MTAPNRSTLFARAIVDELAKAGIDSVCVAPGSRSTPLTVAFDAHDDIRVFSHLDERAAAFFALGRAKRTGRPTPVVTTSGTATANLHPAVMEASQSRVPLLLLTADRPAELRDSGANQTVDQEKLYGSSVRFYKDLPEPNAEPRRLRAVRTTVHRALAESRGANPGPVHLNCPFQKPLEPTESKPPHAVSDDFDTEYPLAANGRDAPFVTHHAGETQPSEESLDRLETLVADAERGLVVAGPTDHPTHAPAIGRLADALGYPVLADPLSGLRFGGHTVEVPTLGGYDGYLDDRVTADWPSPDLVLRFGASPTSKPLRNYLARTDARQALVDPAAGWREASFTASDLVVSDPAPLARSLAARADERGADWPELRAAERAHWDAVADADRLEGAIAREVVGSAPDPATVFVSNSMPVRDIDRFARPRDADVSVLANRGASGIDGVTSTALGAGSATDDPLVLLTGDLAYYHDMNGLLALARCDQSATVVLVNNDGGGIFHMLPIEDFDPPFQGQFKTPHGLDFEPTGDLYGFDYARTDCDGFPERYRASLTSEGTQVIEVVTDAEASHRRREELRERVVEELA
- a CDS encoding 1,4-dihydroxy-2-naphthoate polyprenyltransferase, yielding MSEAEADISRTRAWVVAARPHTFPAAAAPVVVGVGLALRDGVFAPLPALAALVGSLLIQIGTNFANDYYDAVQGADTDDREGFTRVTASGLIEPGEVKRAMYGTFAAAILLGTSLVYVGGVPILVIGLLSVASGIAYTGGPYPLGYHGLGDLFVFVFFGIVAVVGTYYVQAASLVAGAFPAWIPAGTVTVDAFVASLPVGAIATNVLVVNNVRDREEDARTGKNTLAVRFGYAFSRAQYVALFALAYLTPGWFYLRTADPLVLLPLLSLPLAASVTRTVLTETAGDELNPALTRTGQTLALYTVLFALGLAL